The genomic DNA GGAGTTAGCAGGATATATTCCAGAACTCGCCAAACAAGATACGTCAATTTTGGGCATGTCTATAGCCGATTTAGATGGACAAGTAATAAGTGTGGGTGACTGCCAGCATTCGTTTACATTGCAGAGCATTTCCAAAGTCATTAGTCTTATGGTGGCGCTTGTTGATCATGGTTACGATTATGTCTTTTCGAAAGTCGGTATGGAACCAAGCGGTGAACCGTTTAACTCGATTTCCAAGTTGGAAACCGTCGAAAGTCATAAACCGTTAAACCCGATGATTAATTCTGGAGCAATTGCGGTTGCTTCGATGGTTCAAGGGCAAAGCGTTGAAGACAAGTTCGAACGGGTGAGCCAATTTCTTAAAGACATGACAGGAGCAGAAACCATTGAGTTTGATCACAGTGTCTATGAATCAGAGAAACGAACAGGTGATCGTAATCGATCCTTGGCTTATTTTATGAAAAGCACAAAGGTTATTAATACTGATGTTGAGGCAGCGCTTGATCTTTATTTTCGGCTGTGTTCAATCAAGGTTACTTGCAGTGATTTAGCAAAAATAGGGGCTTTATTCGCCAATGGCGGGGTCATACCTGTTAGTAATCAAAGGTTGGTTGGTGGTGATATTATTCGCGTCGTCACAACGATTATGTTGACAGCAGGGATGTACAATGAATCAGGTGAAAGTGCCATGCGGACGGGATTGCCGGCTAAAAGTGGCGTGAGCGGCGGTATTCTGTCATTGGTTCCGAATCGAATCGGGATTGGTATCATCGGTCCTGCGATTGATCAGAAGGGTAACAGTATTGCCGGTATGAATGTTTTAGAAGCCCTGTCTTCAAAATATAACTTGCATTTATTAGAGCCTAATAACTACGTTTAACCGTTAATTAGGTATATGTCGATATATGATTGTCTTAGTATGCATATTGTATATTAATTGGATGTATGGAAAGAAGGGGGCTGTTTATGCTTTTTACGAGTCCAACGACAGGCCAAATGACTATTGACGAAGTGATGGCACAAATCAAAGCGTTTATCAATGAAGCACCTAATGATCCTTACCGAATCGTTGTGGGTACCGACTCACAGACGAGTTCACGTTCAACGTGTTTTGTCACAGCATTGATTGTTCATCGGGTGGGAAAAGGCGCCCGGTTTTATTTCCGGAAATTTAATCAGAAGCCAGTTCATCAATTAAGCTACCGCATTTACAAAGAAACAGAATTTAGCCTAATGACGGTTGAGTATTTTAAAAACAAAGGCGTGTTCACTCAGCTCTCGGAATGGCCTGTTGAAATCCATTTAGATATTGGGAATCATGGTAAGACAAGGACATTGATTAAAGAAATTGTCGGTTGGGTCACAGCGGTTGGCTATACCCCGAAAATAAAACCGGATTCTTTTGGTGCGAGTTCAGTCGCAGACAAATTCACGAAGAAGACGAGTTAAGAGGGATGTCTGCTGCAGACATCCCTCTTAAGATGATTGAGGCATTCTATGTCTTGACTGTAATACAAGCAATCTGATAAATAGACATACCGCACCCGCTGTCAACCCAATGGATAGACCAATCCAATAGCCAAAAGGTCCAAACTGTGTGTAATGAGCGATGAGATACCCCGACGGCAACCCAATCAGCCAATAGGAAATTAGAGCGACAACAAAGGTCATGTTCACGTCCTTATATCCGCGTAAGGCACCTTGGAGGGGCGCGGCTATTGCATCACTAAGCTGAAAAAAGATTGCATAGATGAGAAAATGAGCCGTCATCGTAATCACTTCAGGATTCTGTGAATAGATGCGAGCAACCGAGTCATTGAATAGATATAAGAGCCCGGAAAACATAACCGCTAACAGAACAGCAGCTCCCATACCTAAATAGCTATAATGGATCGCATCTCGATGACGCCCGGCCCCGACTTCAAAGCCAACCGCGATGGTGAGGGCCATGGAAATGCTAAACGGCGGCATATATAGAAACGATTCGAAATTAATCGCCGCTTGATGGGCGGCTAGAACAACGGTTGAGTAATCACTCATAAAAAATGTCACCGCAGAAAAAATACTCGTCTCAAAAAAGATTGAAAAACCAATTGGTAAGCCCAATTTTAGATGGTCAGACCAGGCTTTGATTGATACGCGATAGAGCTTGGTAAAAACTTGGTAGTCCCTAAACGGCTCAACCCGAATAACGATGTATAAAGCGATGATCATAATGAGCCAATAGGTTAACGCGGAAGCAGCCCCGGCCCCGACACCTCCAAGCGCCGGAGCGCCAAAATGTCCGAAGATAAACATATAATTAAGCACGGCATTAACGGGTAGAGAGACAAGGGTCATGATCATCGTCACACGCGTTTGTCCTAAGGCATCAATAAAACAGCGGATCGCAGTATAAATAAATAATGGCAAAATTCCCACAGCCAAAGTGGCTAAATAGCCTGTTGCGATTGATTGCACACTTGGTGTCACATTTAATCCTTGTAAGATTGGCTCGAGAAAGATGGTCCCCAGCCCAATAACAATTAGACCAATCACAATGGATAAGTAAATCGCCTGCAACAATGGATAGGCGACACGATCAGCATGATCTGCGCCAATCAATTGTGAGATAATAGGTGTCAAACCTAAAATAATTCCGGTCAAACCTGTAAAAATCGGCACCCACAAACTTGAACCAATGGCTACGCCTGCCAATTGGTCAGTTCCTGCCTGACCGGACATTACTGTATCGATAAAATTCATAGCATAGGTCGCTAATTCCGTAACCAGTATCGGGAGTAATATTGAAAATAATAGTTTACATTTTTCTTGAAGCGTATGAGTCTGATGCATGATTCGCCTCCTTCCCACTAACGAAGGTCGATTGAAACCCATTCATCTAGTGACCATCAGGATTATAGCATAGGTCATTTTGCAAAAGCCATATCGGAAAATTTATGTTCATATGCAAATGATGATATAATAAGGGACGCTAGACAAGTGAAAAGGTCAAGTGGGAGGTTAAGATCATGTCAACACATAAGCCATTATATTATAAAGATGCTTACATAACGGCCTTTGACGCCCATATCACCAAGCAAGGTCAAGATGACGACGGCAGATCATTTGTCATCTTAGATGAAACAGCTTTTTACCCAACGGGCGGGGGTCAACCGCATGATATAGGAACTTTAAACGGCATTAAAGTTATTGATGTTGATAAGACGGCAGAAGGGATTCGGCATTATTTGGAAAAACCTTTGCCAGAGGATCATACTGATGTCAAAGGCTTGATTGATTGGGAGCGGCGCTTTGATCATATGCAGCAGCATAGTGGGCAACATATTTTATCAGCTGTGTTTGCCGATGAATTTGAAATGCCGACGATTGGCTTTCATTTGGGGGAAACCCATGTCACGATTGACTTAGACACAGATCATTTAGAGGAAGACCAAGCACAGGAAGCGGAACGTCTTGCCAACGACATTGTGTTTGAGAACCGTGCCATAGTGACAAAGTGGGTGAATCAGGATCAAATCCCAGATTACCCTTTGCGTAAAATCCCTGAAGTCGACGGTCAATTGAGGTTGGTCGTCATTGAAGGGATCGACTATAATGCTTGCGGCGGAACGCATCCAGATATGACCGCTGAAGTTGGCCCGATAAAAATTTTAGGTTGGGAACGTCATCGTCAAAAAATCCGATTAACATTCGTTTGTGGCCGCCGGACATTACATGTTCTGTCCGAACAAAATCAGATTTTACAAGCGTCCGGTCAAAAATTTGATGGCTCGCCTAAAGAACTGCCACAAAAAATCGACAAACTCATGCAAAATTACAATGAAGTGGACGACACTTTGAAGGCGACGAAAAGAGAACTTATGGATTATGAAATGAAAGACATGTTAAGTCGAGCCTCGGACATTAATGGGACAACCTTGATTAAAGGTGTGTTTTTCACTCATGACATCAAGGAATTGCAACACATGACCGGAGCGTTGACCGAGGGTCGGACGTCAACAATAAGCTTAGTCGTTTCCAAACATGAGGGACGTCTCCATGTTGTGGCAGCCAGCAGCCAGGATCATCCGCTGAATATGAACGACATTATGAAACAAGGGCTCAAGCTGATTGACGGTAAGGGCGGCGGTAATAGCAATCGGGCGCAAGGGGGCGGAAAGGCCTTACTTAGCGGTGAAGGGTTATTACAGCAGTTTAGTGATATTGTCAAAGCAAAATTGGGATAAAGGAGCACTTCCCCGCTTCGCTAAGCACTACCGTATCATTTTAGCAGGGATGAAAGGTCGACGAAGTAAAAATAATTGTAGAGGAAGGGGAGAATGACATGGAAGCCATAGCTAAACGGGATGTACAAGTGGCCTTGGAAGCTTATAATAACAAGTCAGTCTATTTGCATTTGGAAACAACAAGCGGTGCCTACACAGGTTATCGGAACCAATCCTTAACCGCTAGTGCCTATATCCGAAATACACAAGTAATGTTCACGCGTGCTGTCATTTCTGGAGAAGGGCCCTTTCGAGTCGGCTTAAAACTTGATCAAGGCTGGGTCTATGCAGAGGGTCTAACCGATTGGGAGATTGATGAACAACAGCGCTTATTGCTGGCCGGTCATGACGATCAAGGTCGGTTAGCAGTTGCGCTAGAGATTAGTGAACAGCCATTTGATTAATCGTATTTTATTAGGAGGGATGAACTATGAACGAACATGTACTCATCGCTTTTCCCCATCCCGATGACGAGTCGTTTGCAGCGGGCGGTTTAATGGCTCAATCTGTAGCCAAAGGGATACCCGTCA from Tuberibacillus sp. Marseille-P3662 includes the following:
- a CDS encoding YojF family protein, which translates into the protein MEAIAKRDVQVALEAYNNKSVYLHLETTSGAYTGYRNQSLTASAYIRNTQVMFTRAVISGEGPFRVGLKLDQGWVYAEGLTDWEIDEQQRLLLAGHDDQGRLAVALEISEQPFD
- a CDS encoding MATE family efflux transporter yields the protein MHQTHTLQEKCKLLFSILLPILVTELATYAMNFIDTVMSGQAGTDQLAGVAIGSSLWVPIFTGLTGIILGLTPIISQLIGADHADRVAYPLLQAIYLSIVIGLIVIGLGTIFLEPILQGLNVTPSVQSIATGYLATLAVGILPLFIYTAIRCFIDALGQTRVTMIMTLVSLPVNAVLNYMFIFGHFGAPALGGVGAGAASALTYWLIMIIALYIVIRVEPFRDYQVFTKLYRVSIKAWSDHLKLGLPIGFSIFFETSIFSAVTFFMSDYSTVVLAAHQAAINFESFLYMPPFSISMALTIAVGFEVGAGRHRDAIHYSYLGMGAAVLLAVMFSGLLYLFNDSVARIYSQNPEVITMTAHFLIYAIFFQLSDAIAAPLQGALRGYKDVNMTFVVALISYWLIGLPSGYLIAHYTQFGPFGYWIGLSIGLTAGAVCLFIRLLVLQSRHRMPQSS
- a CDS encoding ribonuclease H-like YkuK family protein, producing the protein MLFTSPTTGQMTIDEVMAQIKAFINEAPNDPYRIVVGTDSQTSSRSTCFVTALIVHRVGKGARFYFRKFNQKPVHQLSYRIYKETEFSLMTVEYFKNKGVFTQLSEWPVEIHLDIGNHGKTRTLIKEIVGWVTAVGYTPKIKPDSFGASSVADKFTKKTS
- the glsA gene encoding glutaminase A, encoding MAADMTSADLEQLIRENRHLTDEGELAGYIPELAKQDTSILGMSIADLDGQVISVGDCQHSFTLQSISKVISLMVALVDHGYDYVFSKVGMEPSGEPFNSISKLETVESHKPLNPMINSGAIAVASMVQGQSVEDKFERVSQFLKDMTGAETIEFDHSVYESEKRTGDRNRSLAYFMKSTKVINTDVEAALDLYFRLCSIKVTCSDLAKIGALFANGGVIPVSNQRLVGGDIIRVVTTIMLTAGMYNESGESAMRTGLPAKSGVSGGILSLVPNRIGIGIIGPAIDQKGNSIAGMNVLEALSSKYNLHLLEPNNYV
- a CDS encoding alanyl-tRNA editing protein, whose protein sequence is MSTHKPLYYKDAYITAFDAHITKQGQDDDGRSFVILDETAFYPTGGGQPHDIGTLNGIKVIDVDKTAEGIRHYLEKPLPEDHTDVKGLIDWERRFDHMQQHSGQHILSAVFADEFEMPTIGFHLGETHVTIDLDTDHLEEDQAQEAERLANDIVFENRAIVTKWVNQDQIPDYPLRKIPEVDGQLRLVVIEGIDYNACGGTHPDMTAEVGPIKILGWERHRQKIRLTFVCGRRTLHVLSEQNQILQASGQKFDGSPKELPQKIDKLMQNYNEVDDTLKATKRELMDYEMKDMLSRASDINGTTLIKGVFFTHDIKELQHMTGALTEGRTSTISLVVSKHEGRLHVVAASSQDHPLNMNDIMKQGLKLIDGKGGGNSNRAQGGGKALLSGEGLLQQFSDIVKAKLG